Genomic segment of Thermoleophilia bacterium:
AAGCCCGCCCACATTGCTTACCGCAAAGATAAAAAAGACCACAGTGTGGCGAGTGTACTTGCGCTCCGAGTTTGCTCGAAGCAGCGGCCTGATTAGCACCATGGATGCACCCATGGTTCCGATGAAGCTAGCAATTACCGAGCCTAAAGCCAAGAAAGCTAGATTGGTGCTTGGTCTGGCCACAAGATTTCCTGTCAGATACAGACCTCCGGAAATCGTGTACAGGGAGAACAAAAGGAGAATAAAAGACACGTACTCGGCTGCCGTGTGGCCTGCCATCTCTAGCCCAAGATGCCCGAAGTCTGCCACGAGATAGATGACCATAGGGGCCCCCAGGACAGCAGCCACTATTGCCTTGTTCCGATTGCGTTCAAACCAGTGGGGGCAGGTAAGGGGAAGAACAGCTATCGCCAGCAACATGCAGGCGAAAGGGGCAAGAGTCCAAAGTCCGAGTTGTTGGCCCAGTTCTACGTTGGCGTTCAATTCCTCTCCCTTTTGGGTAGCTCGCCCAGCTTATCGTGGAATGCTGTGCTAAGGCAACACTTGCTGAAAAACCAGTTGACTTCCTCCTAAGACATCTGTCAATCTGTAAGCGCTGGCGGTGTAAAGCAGCTTCGGGGCCGTTGTCGCTAGGGCGATATGCGAGCAAATGGGCCCCGGCTGCCAAAATAGGATTTTAGTTTCATGGTGAAGGACGGAAGAGAGGGCGCTCATCCGGGGGAATACCCCTATCCATCTAGCTGGCTGGGCCGGCTTCGCGCACGGGCGGTCAGAATCGCGCTAGACATCTGGAACGGGCGTGAAACCGAACCTGAGATGCTAGCAGGCGAGGAGCCGCCTCGCCTTGAGTACAGCCGTTTAGACTCCTGGTACACGCGATTTACCCGTTGGCTGTCATACCTTGCGGCTCTGTCACTAGGGGCAGTTGCAATTATCTGCTTCGTTGACGTGATCGGGTGGAAATTCTTCGGCTGGACCGTGCCGAGTGCGCAATCGCTTATCAAGCATTTGAATCTTGTTTTGGTGTTTCTTGGGGTGGCCTATGTCCAAATGGATAGGGGAAGCATCGGCATTGAGCTGCTGCAAAACAAGTTCCACCGCGTAGGCAAACTAGTCGTGCGGATGTTTGGTTCCCTGCTTGGCATTGGAGTGTGCAGTTTTGCGGCCATACGGGGCTGGGCTTATGCGGCTGAGCTGATGAAGGAGCATGCAGTAGCCGAGGGTTTGTGGAGGTTCAAGCTCTGGCCGTTCCAAGTCGTGCTGGTCATCGGCTTTGCCGCTTTGGCGCTTGCTTTCGTTTTTGCCATAGCTCGTGATCTAACTGATTTTCGCAAGCGACGGGGCAGGTACGCCTAGGAGAGGCGGGCAACGTGGAATTTCAGGCGATAGTGGGACTGGCTGGGTTTGCTGCGATGCTGGTAATGATTCTTGCCGGCATCCCTATTTTTGTCACGCTGCTCTCGGTGACCTTTGTTGGCATGTTGATCTTGGAGGGCGGCGATCTAACCATGGTGTTTCAGCAGTTCAAGACTGCCCCCTATGCCCGGGCGGCGGACTATTCCTTTGCCGTGCTGCCTCTGTTCATGTTGCTCGGGGTTCTTGCGGGTGAAACAGGAGTGGGCAGGAATTCCTATGACGCCATTGCCCGGTGGACAAACCGGATGCCCGGGGGTCTGCTTGCCGCCACAATCGGCGGGAACGCAGTTTTTGGCGCTGTCAGTGGCATGTCTTTGGCTGCCAACATGGTTTTCGCCAAGATCGCCTTACCCGAGCTAACTCGAGCCGGTTACGACAAACGTCTTTCCATGGCCACCATCGTTGCTTCGGGCTGCCTGGACAATCTTATTCCCCCAAGCATGGCCATCATCATCTTCTGTGTACTTGTTCAGAATCTCTCTCTGGGAAGGGCGCTCATGTGCGGCATAGGGCCGGCGCTCTTGCTTATGGTTCTCTTGTATGGGGTGGTGTTGGTTCAGTATTGGCTACATCCGGAGCGCGTTCCCCGGGCTGGAGCGGTGCGCTACACGTGGCGCGAGAGGATGGCCTCGCTCAAATTCCTGCTCCCCGTGGCTGCATTCTTCGTCTTGGTGATCGGCGGCACCTTCTGGGGCGTGTTCTCAGCTACCGTGGCGGGCGCGATAGGATCAGTGATCTTGATTGTCTATGGGCTCATCCGCCGGGTGGCTCTTAAGAAGATTCTGCGTGCGATGTGGGAAGCGTGCGTTATGAACGCTGGCATCTTCCCCATAGTTATAGCAGGCACGATGTTTAGCCGCTTCATTAGTTTGAGTCGACTACCTTTCCATCTGACCGAGTGGTTCCAAAGCCTGAATATGCCAGGGTACGTAGTGTTTTTGATCGTGCTGATCTTTTATGTCTTCTGCGGCTGCATCATGGATATCGCCTCAGTGATCATTATCACTATTCCTGTGGTTTTCCCGCTCCTGGTGGATGGTTTCGGGTTTGATCCGTACATGCTGGTTATTGTTCTTGTGTTTGTAGGCGAGATGGCCGGTCTAACGCCGCCAATTGGGATGAACGTGTTCGCGACGGCCAGTGCGCTTAAAGTAGATCCTGGCGAGATATTCCGCGGAGTGTGGCCGTTTGTAGCGGTGGAGTTCGCGACTGCTCTTGTGATTGGAGCATTTCCTGTGTTAGTGACGTGGCTTCCAGATCTACTAGGATAGGTAGGGGAGGTGATGCAGGGCCTGATCCGATGGTGCGGCATGAGTTTTGATGCGGCTACGTCTTAGACTGACAGGGTAAGCGGGGAGCCCCGCAAAGCAAAGCGAAGGAGGGCGAGTCATGAAGAAGCTATGGATATTAGGTCTGGCTATACTTGTGGCGCTGGCCGTGGGGCTTGTCGCTTGCGGCGAGGAAGAGCAAACAACCACGACGGCAGCTCCCACCACGGCTACTACTCAGGCTGCGAGCACCACGACCAGCACGGCTGCTCCTGAGACTACAACTACGTCAGTGGCCAAGGAACCCATTGTCTTCAAGATGGCTAGCACTTTCCAAGAGACCGAAACCGGCGGGTTGATGGCCCAACATTTCATTGATCTTATCCACGAGCGGACCCAGGGAGCGGTAAAGATCGAGCTTTACCCGGGAGGGACGCTCGGTGGGCCACCCGAAGTCCTTGGTCTGCTTGAGTCTGGCGCAGCCGACATCGCTCCATTTGGCCATCCGGCGGCTGCCGCATCTTTGCCTCTGCTTAACTTCCCTATGTGGGCGCCTGGGGATCAGCAGACCGCCATCGCCTACTTCAATCACATGGTGTTTGAGAATCCCGACACTGCTCCTCTAATCCAGGCTGAGGCGGAGGCGCACAACATCAAGTATCTGGGCTTCAACGCGGGTGGCTCTAATGTGTTTGTCTCCAAGGTGCCCTTCACCAAGCTGGCCGACCTCAAGGGAAAGAAGTGCGCCGTAGGTGGGGCCATCCCGGCGTTCCAGGCCATCGGGCTCGAACCGGTTGAATCTTTCCCACCCGACACGTACGAGAACTTGTCGCGCGGCATTGCCGACTGTGCACAGATGGGCTTCTCACCGACTGTCCAGCTTAAGTGGTACGAAGTGGCAAAGTACTACATGTTTGACGGCACTTATGCCGCTGGGAACCCCTGGACCGTCAATTTGAAGAGCTGGGCCAAGCTAAGCCCCGAGCTTCAGCAGGTATTTCTGGACGTAGCCAAAGAAATGGAGGCTTGGAGTACTGAGCTCACGTTAAACGAAGAGCAGAAGGCTCTCGAAACGCTCAAAGCGGCTGGCGTAACCGTGGGCACTTTGAGCGCGGAAGACCAGAAACTGTGGTGGGATGCACTGTTCAAGGCGTGCGCCGACTCGCAGTATAAACTGGCCAAGGATGGGGGATTTGCTGATCAGATGGTCACCGTGCTAAAAGCTGCGGCGGCCTTCACAAAGACTACCTGGGAACCGCCAGCGCAGTGAGAGAGGCAGCCCTTGGCGCGGCCGGCAAGAAAACCTTGCCGGCCGCGCG
This window contains:
- a CDS encoding TRAP transporter small permease: MVKDGREGAHPGEYPYPSSWLGRLRARAVRIALDIWNGRETEPEMLAGEEPPRLEYSRLDSWYTRFTRWLSYLAALSLGAVAIICFVDVIGWKFFGWTVPSAQSLIKHLNLVLVFLGVAYVQMDRGSIGIELLQNKFHRVGKLVVRMFGSLLGIGVCSFAAIRGWAYAAELMKEHAVAEGLWRFKLWPFQVVLVIGFAALALAFVFAIARDLTDFRKRRGRYA
- a CDS encoding TRAP transporter large permease; translated protein: MEFQAIVGLAGFAAMLVMILAGIPIFVTLLSVTFVGMLILEGGDLTMVFQQFKTAPYARAADYSFAVLPLFMLLGVLAGETGVGRNSYDAIARWTNRMPGGLLAATIGGNAVFGAVSGMSLAANMVFAKIALPELTRAGYDKRLSMATIVASGCLDNLIPPSMAIIIFCVLVQNLSLGRALMCGIGPALLLMVLLYGVVLVQYWLHPERVPRAGAVRYTWRERMASLKFLLPVAAFFVLVIGGTFWGVFSATVAGAIGSVILIVYGLIRRVALKKILRAMWEACVMNAGIFPIVIAGTMFSRFISLSRLPFHLTEWFQSLNMPGYVVFLIVLIFYVFCGCIMDIASVIIITIPVVFPLLVDGFGFDPYMLVIVLVFVGEMAGLTPPIGMNVFATASALKVDPGEIFRGVWPFVAVEFATALVIGAFPVLVTWLPDLLG
- the dctP gene encoding TRAP transporter substrate-binding protein DctP, coding for MKKLWILGLAILVALAVGLVACGEEEQTTTTAAPTTATTQAASTTTSTAAPETTTTSVAKEPIVFKMASTFQETETGGLMAQHFIDLIHERTQGAVKIELYPGGTLGGPPEVLGLLESGAADIAPFGHPAAAASLPLLNFPMWAPGDQQTAIAYFNHMVFENPDTAPLIQAEAEAHNIKYLGFNAGGSNVFVSKVPFTKLADLKGKKCAVGGAIPAFQAIGLEPVESFPPDTYENLSRGIADCAQMGFSPTVQLKWYEVAKYYMFDGTYAAGNPWTVNLKSWAKLSPELQQVFLDVAKEMEAWSTELTLNEEQKALETLKAAGVTVGTLSAEDQKLWWDALFKACADSQYKLAKDGGFADQMVTVLKAAAAFTKTTWEPPAQ